The DNA segment TGCTCCTCGGTCGCATCAACGGCTCGCAAGGACCCCAGTCGCGGATGATCGACGACCCACTGACGCTCGTCGTACGCGAATCCTCGGGTGCTGTTCGCGCTTAGTTGGTCAACACCACTACCTCGCGCACTGCATGTCTAACCGTTGTGCGCGCTAGAATCGTTCAAACGATTGAAGGACGTTGTTTACAACTGTAGAGAGAGATGGTTCACACGTGCATAACGGCGCTCGAAGAGACATCCGCGGGTTCTCACTGTTGAGCGTCGCGGCGATCGACCCCGTCGCCAACGAGATCATGTCCCCCGAGGCCACGGTGGCTGGGTGGCTGGCCTTCGAGACCTCGCTCGCTCGCGCCCAGGCGTCCCTAGGACTCATCCCGCCGGATGTTGCGGCCTGCCTTGAGCGGCTCGGCGTAGCCGACATCGACCTGGATCGATTGTGGGAGGAGACTCACAACGTTGGGTACCCAATCCTCCCCCTGGTTCGCCAGCTCGACGAGCTTGTCGAACCGGGTGCGCGGGGCAAGATCCACCTGGGTGCCACCACACAGGACGTCATGGACACCGTTCTCTCAATACAGATGAAACGGGTGCTGCACCGATTGATCGAACTCACTCACGATGCCGGCGATGCCCTGTGCGACCTGGTCGAGGAGCACGCAACAACCGTGATGGCGGCACGAACGCACGGCCAGCAGGCCGTGCCAACGACCCTCGGAACGAAACTGTCGACCTTCGTCGCAGAGCTCGGCCGGCACCTGGATCGCCTTCGGGCGGCAGAGCCGCGAGTCGCGCGAGTATCCCTTCATGGTGCCGGAGGGACCTCGGCTGGCTACGGCGCTTCATCCGCCACCATCCGACGGCTGGTAGCTGATGACCTTGGACTTCACGACGCGGTGGTCCCGTGGCACTCCTCTCGGGACTCTGTGGCCGAGTTCGGCTTTCTGTGCGCAGCGGTCGCCGGCACGATGGCTCGCCTGGCGCGCGAGATTGTCGACCTGTCGCGAACCGAAATAGGCGAGATCAACGAGCCGGGCGGACACCACCGCGGCGCCTCGTCGACCATGCCCCAAAAAGCCAACCCGATCTCGAGCGAGTCAGCGATCGGCGCCGCCATCGCCACCGCGAGCGGAGTGACGGCCCTTCTTCATGCCATGGTTGTTCCCCAGGAGCGAGCGGCTGGGGAATGGCAGGCCGAATGGGAGTCGGTTCCGCGGCTGGCGGTGCTCGCCTGCGCCTCGGCAAACGAAATGGTGGGCATCCTGCCGCGCCTGAAAGTGAACGCCGATCGGATGCGGTCAAACCTCGAGCTCGACAGGGGGCTCGTCATGTCAGAGGCATACATGATGGCGTTGAGCCGAGAACACGGCCGCGAGACCGCACACGACCTTGTCTACGCAGCAGCCGCGACCGCTCGCGCCGACGCGATCACTCTCCACACAGCACTGGAGCGCGACCCGCGGACAGCGGGGATCCTCGAACCGGAGCCGATGGACCCTCGAACCTATCTTGGAGCCGGACCCTCCCTGTGCCTGGAGGTCGTGGCCGGGTGGCGGTCGAGTCGCGGATAACGACCCGATCGCAGATCAGACCGCCAGTTCCCGTGCCGCGCGCAGGATCTCGGCGATGTCCGGAACCAATGCGGCCTGCAGCACCGCGGAGGCGGGGATCCGAGTATCCGGCGCTCCCAGTCGCGTGACCCTCGTCGCAGCACCCGCCTCGTAGAGAATCGCGGAGATATCGGAGGCAACTCCGCCCGTGAGATTCGCCTCCTGCACGACCAGCACCCGTCCTGAGTGCGCTCGCGCGGCATCCGTCAACAGGCCCCTATCCAGCGGAGCGATCCAGCGAAGGTCGAGTACTCCCGCGGCGATGCCCTCGCCCGCGAGGATGTCGGCGGCAGCCAGCGCGTTCTTCACCATGCTTCCCCAACTCACGATGAGGAGGTCGCTGCCCTGGTGGGCCAGGCGCGCACCTCCCACCGACTCGCGAGGTGCTTCGTAATCCACGATGCCCTTGTCGAGGTACATGGACCGCGCCTCGATCAGCACCACCGGATCGTCGTCTGCGACGGCCGCCCTCGTCATCGCGAAGGCATCCTGGGGATTTGAAGGCATCCCCACCTTGATTCCCGGGATATGGAAGAGGAGCGCCTCCAGGGACTGGGTGTGCTGGGCGCACGAGCCGGGCGTGACGCCCTGTTGGGTTCGCACGACCATCGGCGCCACCTGCGCTCCTCTGCTGAGGTAACGGACGTTCGCTGCCTGGTTCACGAGCTGGTCGAGCGCCACCAGCATGAAATCCATCCACATGATTTCGACGATGGGCCTCGCCCCACCCATGCTCGCGCCGAGCGCACCGCCCAGAATCGAGGACTCGGCAATCGGCGTATCGAAAACGCGATCACTGCCGAAATTTCGCTGCAGGTTGCGTGTCACACCGAAGACTCCGCCCGGTGCAGCGACGTCCTCTCCGAAGACGAGCGCCTCGGGCCGCTCAGCAAGTTCGCGCTGAATTGCTTCGTTGATGGCCAGGCCGAACGCGACTGACTTGCCCTCCCGCGGAAGCGGCCGCGCTGTTGCTTTCGCTGCCAGGTCCCAGACGTGATCCGTGGCAGTGGCGGCATCGGGAAAGGGGTGCGTCATCGCTTCCCGCGCGGCCGCTTCGACTTCGTCGCGAACTTCGGTCTCGACCACGTCCGGGTCGAACCCGAGGTCGTCGAGTTCCACTATGCGCTGGCGCAGGCGGGGCAACGGGTCCCGGCCCGCGGCACGACGCTTGTCATCCTCGCTGCGGTAGTGCTCGATGTCGGCGTTGTAGTGGCCGAGCATCCTTGGCACCAGGCACTCAACGAACGACGGCCCTCCTCCCGATCGAGCCCGCTCTACCGCTAGCAGCAGCGCTACGCCAGTTTCGATCGGGTCAGTCCCATCCACGGTTCTCGCATCCATTCCGTAGGCGCGAGCACGCTCCGAAAGCGAAACAGGCACGACGTCCCGGATCGCCGTCATCTCGGACCACTCGTTGTTCTCGCAGACGAAGACGACGGGCAGCTGGCGAGCAACGGCCAGCACGAATGCCTCATGCGACGCGCCCTGGTTCGTTGCACCGTCACCGAACGAGACCATCACGACGTCGTCTCCGCCCCGGGCTCGACCGCCCATCGCAATTCCGTTCGCAATCGGCAGGCCGGCGCCGACGATGGAGTTTTCGCCGACAAAGCGATGCGCCGCGGAACTCAGGTAGGCAGACCCACCGCGTCCCCCATTGGTACCTGTCGCTCGTCCCAGGATCTCGGCGAACAGGTCGAGCATCGGCACCCCGGATGCGAGCGCCCAACCGTGCCCCCGGTATGTCGCGAGCACCGGGTCACTCGGTCGGAGTATCCGCGCCGCCACCGCTGGGACCACTTCCTGGCCGATGCAGAGATGAACCGATCCCTTGACCTCGTCTGACTTTCGCAACTCGAGGACTTTCTCCTCGAACATCCGGATACGGAGGGCCGAGCGATAGATATCAACCAGCTCCTTTGTTGCACTCCGCGGCTCCAGAGCGCTGGGGGTTTGCTGCGTCATTGTGGTACTCGTTTCTTCGCGTGTGCGGCTGCGAGTTGCGCAGCATGCCTGACAGGGTCAGTCTAGTCAATCGTTTGAACGCCCGCCACTGAAAGCGCGCATCGCCCGGCATCCGCGCGTCGGGCGATGCGCGTCCGCTGCGCGTCAGTGGAAGATTTGAACCGAGCTAAGCTGCGGATTCCAGTAGTTGGCGGTCGTATTGGCAAAGGTTATTTTCAGGAACTTCGTTCCCGCAGGCACCGTCGAATTGGTGTATCCCACGACTGTCCAGTTCGTCCCGATCGGATCGGGAACCGCCGTTTGGGTTGGCGCGATTGGCGTATACGTGACACCGTCAGGAGATGTCGCGAACTGGAAGTTCGCGATCGCTTCTCCGGGCCAGAAGTACGAGGACACGACGAACCCCTTCATCGTCGTACCCGACGGCACCGTGTACGCCACATACGCGGCGGTGTTGCTTGACCGGACCAAGCGATGAGAGTTGTATCCCAAAAACTCCGAGTTGGCTCCATCGAACGCCAAGTTGGCACTGTGACTGCTCATCTTGCTGAAATCCGCGAGCAAGTCCGTGTAGTTCGGTTGCGGGCTCGGGTTGCGTTTGACCTCAAAGTCGTCCCCGTTGCTGTAGGAACCAGCTGACCCAGCGGGGGCCGAGTACGTGACGGTGGCTGTCGAATTCGCCGTGGTTACCGTGAACGGCACGCTCACGCGCTGCCACGATGACGACGTTCCCGAAGCGGTGACAGTCGCCCCGCCATACCCCGAGACGCTGATGCTCGAGGTAATGCCCGCGCTACCCCTGACGAATCCGCTGAAGCTGTACCTTCCGGGGGCGAGTCCGTTCACGGTCTGCGAGAAGCTTCCCGCACCTGTTGAGGTGCTGATGGTCCCCACAACCCCACCGCTCCGGGCGCTCGTGACGGCCTGCCGGGAAGCCGATCCGCTCGCAGTCCAATAGAAGGGCGACGCGTTTTCGAAGCCGCCGTTGGCCAGGTTTGCAATGCGAACGACACGCACATCGTCGAGGTTCACGAACGTGCCGCTCGAACCGGCCGGCACCTTCACGTAGACCGTCGCACTCCCGCCGCCGGTCGGCACGGTAAAGTAGACGCTGGCACTCCGATAAACAGAACTCGTGACATCCTGCGAATAATTCTTGGTTCCGTCGAAGTTCTTCACTCCTATCGTCGCCGTGTTTGTGCCCGCCGTGCGTATGTGAGCGGAAAGCACGTAGCTGCCAGCGGACAGGCCGGTGAGGGTCTGTGCGAGTTCGGCGGCACCGACGCTCGAGTTGAGCGTTCCGACGTAGGAGCCGGCGTTAGCCCACACTGGGCTGTTCTGCACGGTGACCGAGCCGGTCGTGGTCCATCCCGAGGAGCTGCCCGTCTCGAACCCGCTGTTCGCGACAGGAGCTGCAACCGATGTGGCAGTCACCCCGCCCGTCGCCTGATTCACGGTGAGCATCGATTGCGGCGTGAAGTCCGACCCGAGAGTGGTGAACGTGCTCACACTGCGAGGTGCCAAGGGAAGGTTGAACGTGCGCCCCTGATAGGTCAAGGCCTGCTTGGCGAGGATGCCATTGGGATTACCCGAACTCCACTCGTATTGGTAAAGAGGAGTCGACGTCGGTATGCCGAGTGCCGAGAGGTCAAGGTCTGCCTGCCGGTCGGTGTAATCGTTGTTCACCAGGTAGATCGTCCAGTTGCCGTCCGCCCGCTTTAGCGCGGTGGCGAATACTCTGGCGGGCGACCCCGCCCCTGTCACCGTGGTGCTGTGCACGCTCGCGCCTTTGGACAGGTACCGTGACAAAATCGCGGCCGAGTAGTACGAACCGCCCTGGGCGCTAAAGGTCTGACTCGGAAAGTCGTAGGTGATCGGCACGAAGCCGGTCTCGTAGGGAAGCCCGCCTTGAGACGTCGTCGTGAGGTTCCACCGCATGACGCCGTCAACGCCCGATGACAGGTAGCGTGCTGACATCTCGGCGCTGAACAGCCCATCGTCCGTGACTGCTGATGCGTCGTTGATGTACGCCGCCCCGTACGCGGTGTTGCAGCACTCCGCGACGAACATCGGTGGAGCCGGCTTGCCCGCAGCCGCGTATGTTGCGTTCACGCTCGTCTTAATGTCGGCAACCCTGCCGATGGTGGATGTCGCCGTGAAATAGTCCCTCGCGTTGTCATAGGTGCGTGTGTCGTGGTCAGAAAAGCTGTCGTAGTCGTGGACGGCGATCGCATCCACGACCTGGCCGAACTGCTGGGGCTGGCCCGCAGCGGGCGTCTTGACATATGTCTTGATGTTGGGTCCGAACCGCTCGATCCACGAGGTTTCCGGACCCACAATAGAAACCTGACTCCGGATGCCCGCCGTAGTGAGCGCGTTGCCGATGCTCGTGTAGAGCGGCCAGAAGGTGTTGCTGCCGCTGGTCGCACTTGCAGGGTAAGAGGCGTTGGCCGACACAAAGTTCCAGTCGGGCTCGTTCCACGCCGACAGGTACTTGATGTTGGTGTACCCCTTGGTAACCGTCAGGTGCTTGATTCCTGCCACGAGCGCCTCGGAGAATTTGGCATTGTCGTAGGGCAGGTCATTCCGCTTGAACGAATCCGGATCGGTCGTGCCGTTGCGTGAGGTCTCCGACCACCAAAAGTTGTCGGGGTAGTTCGAGCTGGTCCACCAGTTGGACAGCATTACGGTGACCCCGGCGGCCTTGTAAGCATCCAGCTGCTGGTAAAGGTTCTGCATCCACGAGCTGTTCCACGTGTACGTGCCATAGCTGGGGGACCAATAGGGCACCTGCACTCCAAGACGCACGACCTGTGGGTTGAGGAACTTGACCATGTTGTTGTACTGGTCCCACTGGGTGGTCCCCCAGTTGATGCCGCCATCAATCTTGTTCTCCGATTGCCAGACGTTCTCGGCGTTCCAGCCCAGACCCTCCTTCACGACGCCGGTCGTCGAGTTCGCGACGACGACAGATACCGCACTTGAGCCGCTGAGCGAATCGGCGAACGACCTGTCGGCCGAATCGGTCACCGCTGCGAGCGACACTGCGAGAACGGCCACCATGGTGGCGGCAAGACTGCGATAAACGTTGCGATGGCGCATGGGAGATCCCTATCTGTCGCTGGGAGTACCGCGCAGCTCGTAACCGGATAGGGCGTTGGCACCCTCATGAACGGCGCCGTTCATATACGTGAACTTGTGTTCACAGATTAAAACTACCCTGGAGTGCTGCTGTCGTC comes from the Marisediminicola antarctica genome and includes:
- a CDS encoding class-II fumarase/aspartase family protein — encoded protein: MHNGARRDIRGFSLLSVAAIDPVANEIMSPEATVAGWLAFETSLARAQASLGLIPPDVAACLERLGVADIDLDRLWEETHNVGYPILPLVRQLDELVEPGARGKIHLGATTQDVMDTVLSIQMKRVLHRLIELTHDAGDALCDLVEEHATTVMAARTHGQQAVPTTLGTKLSTFVAELGRHLDRLRAAEPRVARVSLHGAGGTSAGYGASSATIRRLVADDLGLHDAVVPWHSSRDSVAEFGFLCAAVAGTMARLAREIVDLSRTEIGEINEPGGHHRGASSTMPQKANPISSESAIGAAIATASGVTALLHAMVVPQERAAGEWQAEWESVPRLAVLACASANEMVGILPRLKVNADRMRSNLELDRGLVMSEAYMMALSREHGRETAHDLVYAAAATARADAITLHTALERDPRTAGILEPEPMDPRTYLGAGPSLCLEVVAGWRSSRG
- a CDS encoding alpha-ketoacid dehydrogenase subunit alpha/beta encodes the protein MTQQTPSALEPRSATKELVDIYRSALRIRMFEEKVLELRKSDEVKGSVHLCIGQEVVPAVAARILRPSDPVLATYRGHGWALASGVPMLDLFAEILGRATGTNGGRGGSAYLSSAAHRFVGENSIVGAGLPIANGIAMGGRARGGDDVVMVSFGDGATNQGASHEAFVLAVARQLPVVFVCENNEWSEMTAIRDVVPVSLSERARAYGMDARTVDGTDPIETGVALLLAVERARSGGGPSFVECLVPRMLGHYNADIEHYRSEDDKRRAAGRDPLPRLRQRIVELDDLGFDPDVVETEVRDEVEAAAREAMTHPFPDAATATDHVWDLAAKATARPLPREGKSVAFGLAINEAIQRELAERPEALVFGEDVAAPGGVFGVTRNLQRNFGSDRVFDTPIAESSILGGALGASMGGARPIVEIMWMDFMLVALDQLVNQAANVRYLSRGAQVAPMVVRTQQGVTPGSCAQHTQSLEALLFHIPGIKVGMPSNPQDAFAMTRAAVADDDPVVLIEARSMYLDKGIVDYEAPRESVGGARLAHQGSDLLIVSWGSMVKNALAAADILAGEGIAAGVLDLRWIAPLDRGLLTDAARAHSGRVLVVQEANLTGGVASDISAILYEAGAATRVTRLGAPDTRIPASAVLQAALVPDIAEILRAARELAV